The following proteins are co-located in the Paenibacillus sp. JNUCC32 genome:
- a CDS encoding penicillin-binding transpeptidase domain-containing protein yields the protein MIKKIKLRTVLIGGCITLFFALLIGRVFWLQVIDNDFWKEQALAKWSRTQDLPASRGTIMDRDGDILAMDAPAFTVIVNPAVIQANGLEDEVVKGLHETLGKDEDKLREMVQAKGKDGEYLKGVEVRNEGWKISQEKMEEVKAFSQSLNDKLKAAGKVPDSGIGFQREQKRFYPKETLAAHMLGYTDRQGQGIGGIEQFYDEMLKGTDGFASYKSDKKGVKLPSEDDLYQPAINGKNLVLTTDDTIQYYIEEAMRDTYNQYKPISMTVIAADPNTMEILGMANMPTFDPNTYSKWNQKNFINHAVRSIYEPGSTFKIVTLASAVQEKLFNPGDIYQSGSIRAGGRTHRDINSVGWGPITYLDGVKKSSNVAFVKLGYEMLGKERFTNYIREFGFTEKTNIDLPGEILGTLNMTYDSDISTMTYGYAVSVTPIQQIAAISAVANGGKLMEPHMVKEIEDPNTGEVQKIEPKVVRQVISPEAARETGTYLEQVVADQLNGTGKLAYIDGYRVAGKTGTAIKSGGGYKDRSKQVVSFIGYAPVENPKIAVLVIIDEPNVEKGGGTLAAPIFKEIVSKTLNYWGVPKSTETQDKEKSNTGTAPKDSLKAPDFTGMKLSEVKAKLLKDGVAFETLGNGSTVKEQYPPANATISVGQRIYLLTEDSPSMKIPNLEGESLRDAMEVLTLMKVKVNVQGEGFVSSQLEAKENGQRIVQLTLKSAQELITGSSSTDETSSDGNENANGEETGDKETEGTPDNEADANDPGQGDTEGE from the coding sequence ATGATTAAAAAAATCAAACTGCGTACCGTGCTAATAGGGGGATGTATAACCCTCTTTTTTGCTTTATTGATTGGTCGGGTATTTTGGCTGCAGGTGATCGATAACGACTTCTGGAAGGAACAAGCCTTAGCGAAATGGTCCAGAACCCAGGACTTGCCGGCATCCCGCGGTACGATCATGGACCGGGACGGCGACATCCTGGCCATGGACGCCCCCGCCTTCACGGTCATAGTAAACCCTGCGGTCATCCAGGCTAACGGCCTGGAGGATGAGGTCGTTAAAGGGCTGCACGAAACCCTCGGCAAGGATGAGGATAAGCTTCGCGAAATGGTACAAGCCAAAGGCAAGGACGGGGAATACCTCAAGGGCGTGGAAGTCCGCAACGAAGGATGGAAGATCAGCCAAGAGAAGATGGAAGAGGTTAAAGCGTTCAGCCAAAGCTTGAATGATAAATTGAAGGCCGCAGGCAAAGTCCCCGATTCGGGCATCGGCTTTCAACGCGAGCAGAAACGCTTCTATCCCAAAGAGACATTGGCCGCGCATATGCTGGGTTATACCGATCGTCAAGGACAGGGGATCGGAGGCATTGAGCAGTTTTATGACGAGATGTTGAAGGGGACCGACGGATTCGCTTCTTACAAGAGCGACAAGAAGGGAGTCAAGCTGCCCAGCGAGGATGATTTATACCAGCCTGCAATAAATGGGAAAAATTTAGTACTGACGACCGACGATACAATCCAGTATTATATCGAGGAAGCGATGCGCGACACGTATAACCAATATAAACCAATCAGCATGACGGTGATCGCGGCGGATCCGAACACGATGGAAATACTGGGGATGGCCAACATGCCGACTTTTGATCCCAATACATATTCGAAGTGGAATCAAAAGAATTTTATCAACCATGCCGTGCGGTCCATCTATGAGCCGGGATCGACCTTCAAAATTGTAACCCTGGCCAGCGCAGTGCAGGAAAAGCTGTTTAACCCTGGTGATATCTATCAATCCGGATCCATCAGAGCGGGGGGAAGAACCCACCGGGACATTAACAGCGTAGGGTGGGGCCCGATCACCTACCTGGACGGCGTGAAAAAGTCGAGTAACGTTGCTTTTGTTAAACTCGGATACGAGATGCTCGGCAAGGAGCGGTTTACCAATTATATTCGGGAATTCGGTTTTACCGAGAAAACGAATATTGACCTGCCGGGGGAAATTCTCGGTACCTTGAACATGACCTATGATTCCGATATTTCAACCATGACCTACGGTTACGCCGTATCCGTAACGCCTATACAACAGATTGCGGCCATTTCCGCCGTTGCCAACGGCGGCAAGCTCATGGAGCCGCATATGGTGAAGGAGATCGAGGACCCCAACACGGGCGAGGTTCAGAAAATCGAGCCGAAAGTCGTGCGCCAGGTCATATCTCCCGAAGCCGCAAGAGAAACAGGGACTTACCTTGAGCAGGTCGTAGCCGACCAATTAAACGGCACAGGCAAGCTTGCGTATATCGACGGATACCGCGTTGCGGGCAAAACCGGTACCGCCATTAAATCCGGCGGCGGATATAAAGACCGTTCGAAACAGGTGGTTTCGTTCATCGGGTACGCACCCGTCGAAAACCCGAAGATTGCCGTGCTGGTTATTATCGACGAACCTAACGTGGAGAAGGGCGGCGGAACGCTGGCGGCACCGATTTTCAAAGAAATCGTCTCCAAGACATTGAATTATTGGGGCGTTCCCAAATCGACTGAAACTCAGGACAAAGAAAAATCGAATACGGGAACGGCGCCGAAGGATTCCCTTAAAGCACCGGACTTTACGGGAATGAAGCTCAGCGAAGTAAAGGCGAAGCTGTTGAAGGACGGAGTTGCGTTTGAGACATTGGGCAATGGAAGCACCGTGAAGGAGCAGTATCCGCCCGCAAATGCGACCATCAGCGTTGGACAGCGCATCTATCTTCTTACAGAGGACAGCCCATCGATGAAAATCCCGAATTTAGAAGGAGAATCGCTTAGGGACGCCATGGAGGTGCTCACCTTGATGAAAGTAAAGGTGAACGTTCAGGGCG
- a CDS encoding cell division protein FtsL → MAYTRGNLAVQERQKETQQSAYLEKTKVVKRRSQLPQKEKLLYLLSVVFVVAVMGVIGMSHVHSYDLNRQIQATENEILKAKRNISQLQVEKQTLEMQVLDKAKELGYVPIEDDNMIHLSPVSGATGTQDSDSGQND, encoded by the coding sequence ATGGCTTACACGCGCGGCAATTTAGCCGTACAGGAGAGACAGAAGGAAACGCAGCAGTCCGCTTATCTCGAGAAGACCAAAGTCGTTAAACGTCGTTCCCAGCTTCCGCAAAAAGAAAAGCTGCTGTATTTGTTGTCCGTGGTGTTCGTGGTTGCCGTCATGGGCGTCATCGGCATGAGTCATGTTCATTCCTATGACTTGAACCGGCAGATCCAGGCGACGGAGAATGAGATACTTAAAGCTAAACGAAACATCAGTCAACTTCAGGTAGAGAAGCAGACGCTGGAGATGCAGGTATTGGACAAGGCGAAAGAGCTCGGTTATGTGCCGATTGAGGACGATAACATGATCCATCTATCACCTGTCTCGGGAGCAACCGGGACACAGGATTCAGACTCGGGACAAAATGATTGA
- the rsmH gene encoding 16S rRNA (cytosine(1402)-N(4))-methyltransferase RsmH: protein MFHHITVLKQEATEGLRIKPDGIYVDCTLGGAGHSSLIASQLSSEGRLIALDQDDWALNNAREAMKPYADRITLVKTNFRDLEEVLRREVGAGENGQPQVDGILFDLGVSSPQFDEGERGFSYNHDAPLDMRMDQSAELTAAKIVNEWPEQEIARILYQYGEEKFSRRIAKVIVERRAQSPIQTTGELVEMIKEGIPAAARRTGGHPAKRSFQAFRIAVNDELGAFEDALHQAVRCLAPGGRVSVITFHSLEDRICKQIFNSYIPKCTCPPDFPMCVCGGGQGDLKLVNRKPLIPSAEEIESNPRARSAKLRIAEKL, encoded by the coding sequence TTGTTCCATCACATCACAGTGCTTAAGCAAGAAGCGACAGAAGGGCTGCGCATCAAACCAGACGGTATATATGTTGACTGTACGCTCGGGGGGGCGGGGCACAGCTCGCTCATTGCTTCCCAACTAAGTTCGGAAGGCCGGTTGATCGCTTTGGATCAAGACGACTGGGCATTGAATAACGCCCGGGAGGCCATGAAGCCTTATGCGGACCGGATCACCCTCGTTAAGACCAATTTTCGCGATTTGGAGGAGGTGCTCCGACGCGAAGTGGGGGCTGGCGAGAACGGGCAGCCGCAAGTTGACGGTATACTGTTCGATTTGGGCGTATCTTCTCCGCAATTTGATGAAGGGGAGAGAGGGTTTAGCTACAATCATGATGCCCCGCTGGATATGCGGATGGATCAATCCGCCGAGCTTACAGCAGCCAAGATTGTAAACGAATGGCCGGAACAGGAAATCGCGCGGATATTGTACCAATACGGCGAAGAGAAGTTTTCAAGGCGGATTGCCAAGGTCATCGTTGAAAGAAGGGCACAGAGTCCTATTCAGACAACCGGAGAGCTTGTCGAAATGATTAAGGAAGGGATACCGGCCGCGGCTCGAAGAACGGGCGGCCACCCGGCGAAGCGAAGCTTTCAAGCATTTCGCATCGCGGTAAACGATGAGCTGGGCGCTTTCGAGGATGCGCTTCATCAAGCCGTAAGATGTCTAGCACCGGGAGGAAGGGTCTCTGTTATTACCTTCCACTCGCTCGAAGACCGGATATGCAAGCAGATTTTTAACAGTTACATTCCCAAGTGCACGTGCCCTCCAGACTTTCCGATGTGCGTATGCGGAGGCGGCCAAGGCGATCTGAAGCTGGTAAACCGTAAACCGCTTATCCCGTCGGCGGAAGAAATTGAGAGTAATCCAAGGGCGCGTTCGGCGAAGCTGCGGATTGCGGAGAAACTGTAG
- the mraZ gene encoding division/cell wall cluster transcriptional repressor MraZ: MFMGEFQHSIDDKGRIIIPAKFRDLLGTSFIVTRGLDNCLFVYPKEEWAIMEQKLKSLPLMKSDARAFTRFFFSGATECEWDKQGRVNLPGNLREFAKLEKECVVIGVSSRVEIWSKEQWQNYYQQSEEAFNDIAEKLVDFDFDL, encoded by the coding sequence ATGTTTATGGGGGAGTTTCAGCATAGCATCGACGATAAGGGGAGAATCATCATCCCCGCTAAATTTCGCGACCTCCTGGGCACCTCGTTTATCGTAACCCGCGGATTGGACAATTGCCTCTTTGTATACCCCAAAGAAGAATGGGCCATCATGGAGCAGAAGCTCAAATCCCTACCGCTCATGAAGTCGGATGCACGCGCATTCACCCGGTTTTTTTTCTCCGGAGCGACGGAATGTGAATGGGATAAACAGGGAAGGGTAAATTTGCCGGGCAATTTGCGCGAGTTCGCCAAGCTCGAGAAGGAATGCGTCGTCATCGGCGTATCGAGCCGCGTGGAGATCTGGAGCAAGGAGCAATGGCAGAATTACTATCAGCAGTCGGAGGAAGCGTTCAACGACATTGCTGAGAAGCTGGTAGACTTTGATTTTGACTTATGA
- a CDS encoding adenosylhomocysteinase, with the protein MSSSSIQTSNIADLKLAPEGHLKIDWVQAHMPVLNRVREQFEKEQPFKGLKVAISLHLEAKTAYLAKVIQAGGAEVTITGSNPLSTQDDVCAALVEDGITVFAKYNPDPEEYKQHLISTLETRPDLIIDDGGDLVTILHSERTDLLEGVRGGAEETTTGILRLKSLEKEGALKFPMVAVNDAYCKYLFDNRYGTGQSVWDGINRTTNLVVAGKTVVVVGYGWCGKGVAMRAKGLGANVIVTEIDPIKAVEAYMDGFHVMPMREAAKRGDFFVTVTGNRDVISGEDFDVMKDGAILSNAGHFDVEVNKPDLSERSQSVRTVRRNIEEYHLKDGRKIYLLAEGRLVNLAAGDGHPAEIMDMTFALQALSLKHVNDQYKSIGNRVVNVPYELDQQVALYKLESLGIHIDSLSAEQKSYLDSWAQH; encoded by the coding sequence ATGAGCTCATCATCAATACAAACCAGCAATATTGCCGACCTGAAACTGGCGCCGGAAGGTCATCTCAAAATTGATTGGGTGCAGGCGCACATGCCGGTATTGAACCGGGTACGCGAACAATTCGAGAAAGAACAACCGTTCAAAGGCTTGAAAGTGGCCATCTCGCTGCATCTGGAAGCGAAGACCGCGTATCTGGCGAAGGTCATCCAAGCCGGCGGAGCCGAAGTGACGATTACCGGCAGCAATCCGCTGTCTACGCAGGATGATGTATGCGCGGCGTTGGTGGAAGACGGAATTACGGTGTTTGCCAAGTACAACCCGGATCCGGAGGAATACAAGCAGCACCTCATCTCGACGCTGGAAACGAGACCGGATCTGATCATCGATGATGGCGGAGATCTCGTAACGATCCTTCACTCCGAGCGCACGGATCTGCTAGAAGGAGTGCGAGGCGGCGCCGAAGAGACAACGACGGGCATTCTGCGCCTGAAATCGCTGGAGAAAGAGGGCGCTCTGAAATTCCCGATGGTTGCCGTGAATGACGCGTACTGCAAATACTTATTCGATAACCGTTACGGTACGGGGCAATCGGTCTGGGACGGAATTAACCGAACGACCAACCTGGTGGTTGCAGGCAAAACGGTCGTTGTCGTCGGCTATGGCTGGTGCGGCAAAGGCGTGGCGATGCGCGCCAAGGGTCTCGGCGCCAACGTCATCGTGACCGAGATTGATCCGATCAAGGCGGTTGAGGCTTACATGGACGGCTTCCACGTTATGCCGATGCGCGAAGCGGCTAAACGGGGAGACTTTTTCGTAACCGTCACGGGCAACCGCGACGTCATTAGCGGAGAAGACTTTGATGTCATGAAGGATGGCGCCATTTTGTCCAATGCCGGGCACTTCGATGTGGAAGTCAACAAACCGGATCTGTCGGAGCGATCCCAATCGGTTCGGACGGTTCGCCGCAATATCGAAGAATACCATTTGAAGGACGGCCGTAAGATCTACTTGCTTGCAGAAGGCCGTTTGGTGAATCTGGCGGCAGGGGACGGACATCCGGCAGAAATCATGGATATGACGTTTGCGCTTCAGGCCTTGTCGCTCAAACACGTGAATGATCAGTACAAGAGCATCGGCAACCGCGTCGTGAATGTTCCGTACGAGCTGGATCAACAGGTTGCATTATATAAACTGGAAAGTCTAGGTATCCATATCGACAGCCTGAGCGCTGAGCAGAAATCCTACTTGGACAGCTGGGCCCAGCATTAA
- the bshC gene encoding bacillithiol biosynthesis cysteine-adding enzyme BshC codes for MNIVPEPLSLASRLAHDYIHHFDRVSGFYGEDHRGEHGYAERVQWLDLSEDKRIQRKSLAACLRTYNQKHNDHPAVHKSLQLLEQPGTVTMVGGQQSGLFTGPLLVIYKAITVIQAAREAEERLNRPVVPVFWIAGEDHDWDEVNHTYFLTPDQQLSKIKLDAKDGLRTSVSYTDVPEEDWSMMLAELQTQLADSEYKADLLKLASQSFDGSAGLSEAFAKLIGCMFGKYGLILLDSADPGLRALEVPIFESLITRNETLGLSYQQAARDIDGLGYEVQADVSENGANLFYLHEGRRLLLYREGGVFSDRKGIVSLTEEELLRDLHQFPERFSNNVLTRPIMQDSLLPVLGTILGPGEISYWAITRYAFADMGLQMPLIIPRMSFSIVDGAVHKLMEKYGLSFEDVQLRLSEKREAWLASKDELNLEERFSETRKQFEALYQPLIEDLGKMQSGLLKLGLTNKDKILEQMDYLLSKSRNALEQQHEAALAQWKRIEQTLLPDGKPQERVYNILEYMNRYGLNLVDRLMEIPYDASGMHRVVYV; via the coding sequence ATGAATATCGTTCCGGAACCATTATCCCTCGCTTCGCGTCTCGCCCATGATTATATTCACCATTTCGACCGGGTAAGCGGGTTCTACGGTGAAGATCACCGCGGCGAGCACGGCTATGCCGAGCGGGTACAATGGCTGGATCTTTCGGAAGACAAACGAATTCAGCGCAAGTCGCTGGCAGCATGTCTTCGGACGTATAACCAGAAACACAATGATCACCCCGCCGTACATAAATCACTTCAACTGCTGGAACAGCCCGGAACTGTTACCATGGTTGGTGGACAGCAAAGCGGTTTGTTTACCGGCCCCCTGCTTGTCATATATAAAGCCATCACCGTGATTCAGGCTGCCCGCGAAGCGGAGGAACGCTTGAATCGTCCCGTTGTGCCTGTATTTTGGATCGCCGGAGAGGACCATGACTGGGATGAAGTCAATCACACGTATTTCCTGACTCCGGATCAGCAGCTGTCCAAAATCAAGCTGGATGCCAAGGACGGGCTCAGGACATCGGTGAGTTATACCGATGTTCCTGAAGAGGACTGGTCGATGATGCTGGCAGAGCTTCAGACGCAGCTGGCGGACAGCGAATACAAGGCAGACCTGCTGAAGCTTGCGTCTCAATCGTTTGACGGCTCGGCCGGATTAAGCGAGGCATTCGCTAAACTCATCGGCTGCATGTTCGGCAAATATGGACTGATCCTCCTGGATTCCGCAGACCCGGGACTTCGGGCGCTGGAAGTACCCATATTCGAATCGCTGATTACCCGCAACGAGACACTGGGACTTTCGTACCAGCAGGCTGCAAGGGATATCGACGGACTGGGCTACGAGGTCCAGGCCGACGTATCCGAGAACGGGGCCAATCTGTTCTACTTGCATGAAGGCAGACGCCTGCTGCTGTACCGGGAAGGAGGCGTGTTCTCCGACCGCAAGGGCATCGTTTCTCTCACGGAGGAAGAATTGCTTCGGGATTTGCATCAGTTTCCTGAGCGCTTCAGCAATAACGTGCTGACCCGGCCGATCATGCAGGACTCGCTGCTCCCCGTGCTGGGGACGATACTCGGTCCCGGCGAAATCTCTTACTGGGCGATTACGCGCTATGCATTTGCCGATATGGGCTTGCAGATGCCGCTAATCATCCCGAGAATGTCTTTCTCCATTGTGGACGGCGCCGTCCACAAGCTGATGGAGAAATACGGATTGTCCTTCGAGGATGTTCAGCTTCGCTTGTCCGAGAAGCGCGAGGCTTGGCTGGCAAGCAAGGACGAACTGAATCTGGAGGAACGCTTCAGCGAAACCCGGAAACAATTCGAAGCATTATATCAACCTTTAATAGAAGATCTTGGCAAAATGCAGAGCGGACTGTTAAAATTAGGTCTAACCAATAAGGATAAAATTTTGGAGCAAATGGATTACCTGTTAAGTAAATCCCGGAATGCCCTGGAACAGCAGCATGAGGCCGCCTTGGCGCAGTGGAAGCGCATCGAGCAGACGCTGCTCCCGGATGGGAAGCCTCAGGAGCGGGTATACAACATACTGGAATACATGAATCGTTACGGATTGAATCTGGTGGATCGCCTGATGGAAATCCCATACGATGCTTCGGGCATGCACCGCGTCGTTTACGTATAA
- a CDS encoding ABC transporter ATP-binding protein translates to MKDNHLIEVKGLKKYFNVGKGQVLKAVDDLNFFIREGETLGMVGESGCGKSTAGRTILRLYEPTAGSVNFNGTDIYKLSPGKMKAMRRDMQMIFQDPYASLNPRFTVSDIIGEALDIHGMAGSRAERKKRIEELLDMVGLNSDHATRYPHEFSGGQRQRIGIARALAVNPKFIICDEPISALDVSIQAQVVNLLKDLQDRLGLTYLFIAHDLSMVKHISDRVAVMYLGKMVELADSEELYANPIHPYTKTLLSAIPIPDPEIEANKKRLKLEDDSQGPISAAKGEDGTVQLDVKDSELVEVSKGHWVAKAYA, encoded by the coding sequence ATGAAGGATAACCATTTGATTGAGGTAAAAGGCCTGAAGAAGTATTTCAACGTTGGCAAAGGTCAAGTGCTTAAGGCGGTTGACGACCTGAATTTCTTCATTCGCGAAGGCGAAACGCTTGGTATGGTGGGTGAGTCCGGCTGCGGCAAGTCAACCGCAGGACGGACGATTCTTCGCCTCTATGAACCTACGGCCGGGAGCGTTAATTTTAACGGAACGGACATTTACAAGCTGTCCCCTGGCAAGATGAAGGCGATGCGCCGCGATATGCAGATGATTTTCCAGGATCCGTATGCCTCGCTGAATCCAAGATTCACGGTGTCGGACATTATCGGCGAAGCCTTGGATATTCACGGAATGGCAGGCAGCCGCGCCGAACGCAAGAAGCGGATTGAGGAGCTGCTGGATATGGTCGGCTTGAACAGCGACCACGCGACGCGTTACCCTCACGAATTCTCGGGCGGTCAGCGTCAACGGATCGGGATTGCCCGCGCCCTTGCGGTAAACCCTAAATTCATCATTTGTGACGAGCCGATCTCGGCGCTTGACGTTTCGATTCAGGCGCAGGTTGTCAATTTGTTGAAAGATCTGCAGGATCGGCTTGGTTTGACTTATCTCTTCATTGCGCATGACCTGTCCATGGTTAAGCATATCAGCGACCGGGTAGCGGTGATGTATTTGGGCAAAATGGTGGAGCTGGCAGACAGCGAGGAACTGTATGCGAACCCGATCCATCCGTACACGAAAACCCTGCTGTCCGCGATTCCGATTCCGGATCCTGAAATTGAGGCAAACAAAAAGCGCCTCAAGCTGGAAGACGATTCGCAGGGGCCGATTTCGGCAGCCAAAGGCGAAGACGGAACGGTTCAGCTGGACGTGAAGGATTCGGAGCTGGTCGAAGTGTCCAAAGGACACTGGGTTGCCAAAGCCTACGCTTAA
- a CDS encoding ABC transporter ATP-binding protein: protein MEPILQVKDLNVSFRVRGGEVKAVRGMNFEVGKGETVAIVGESGSGKSVTAQTIMRLIPSPPSEIKKGEVIFQGQDLLKKTNKQMEAIRGKDIGMIFQDPMTSLNPTIKIGKQITEVLVKHQGMSFSEAKKHAIEMLKLVGIKNAEERFNQYPHEFSGGMRQRAMIAIALACKPTLLIADEPTTALDVTIQAQIMDVMKEMQERLGTSIILITHDLGVVAGMCDRVIVMYAGEVVETGTKWEIFKNPQHPYTKGLLRSMPRLDQKKDEPLIPIIGTPPDLIKPPLGCPFAARCDEAMRICERVDPGATEFSDTHIARCWNLHPMAKEAQGS, encoded by the coding sequence ATGGAACCGATCTTGCAGGTGAAGGACCTCAACGTATCGTTTCGTGTTCGCGGCGGTGAAGTAAAGGCAGTCCGCGGCATGAATTTTGAAGTCGGCAAGGGGGAGACGGTTGCCATCGTCGGTGAGTCCGGAAGCGGTAAAAGTGTTACCGCCCAGACCATTATGCGATTGATTCCGTCCCCGCCCTCAGAAATAAAAAAAGGAGAGGTCATTTTCCAAGGACAAGACCTTCTCAAAAAAACGAACAAACAGATGGAAGCGATTCGCGGCAAGGATATCGGGATGATCTTCCAGGATCCGATGACTTCGCTCAATCCAACCATTAAAATAGGAAAACAAATCACGGAAGTGCTGGTCAAGCACCAAGGGATGTCATTCTCGGAAGCCAAAAAACATGCCATCGAAATGCTGAAGCTGGTGGGCATCAAAAACGCGGAAGAGCGCTTCAACCAGTATCCGCATGAATTCTCCGGCGGTATGCGCCAACGCGCGATGATCGCGATCGCCCTTGCATGTAAGCCGACCCTGCTGATCGCGGATGAACCGACGACTGCCCTTGACGTTACCATTCAGGCGCAGATTATGGACGTGATGAAGGAGATGCAGGAGCGTTTGGGCACATCCATCATTCTGATCACCCATGATCTCGGCGTTGTTGCCGGCATGTGCGACCGCGTGATCGTCATGTATGCGGGCGAAGTGGTGGAAACGGGAACGAAATGGGAGATTTTCAAAAATCCGCAGCATCCTTATACCAAAGGCTTGCTTCGTTCCATGCCGCGCCTGGATCAGAAGAAGGACGAACCTCTGATTCCGATTATCGGAACACCGCCGGATCTGATTAAACCACCGTTAGGCTGCCCGTTCGCCGCCCGCTGCGACGAAGCTATGCGAATTTGTGAACGGGTGGATCCGGGCGCAACGGAATTCAGCGACACGCACATCGCGCGCTGCTGGAATCTGCACCCGATGGCGAAGGAGGCGCAGGGCTCATGA
- a CDS encoding ABC transporter permease encodes MEKEQRMPHPAALNLKPEDFQKIGPDEKQSEVIQRESLSSWRDSWERLRKNKLAMTGLIIMILIVIMAIIGPMISKYDYETNDLMNTNMPPSSEHWFGTDDLGRDVFVRTWMGARISLTVGLAAAAIDLMIGVIYGGIMGYFGGRVDEFMNKFAEILYSIPYLLVTILLLVVFEPSLGTIILALTITGWINMSWIVRGEIMQLKSREYVLASRSMGAGTARLLFRHLIPNAMGPIIVTLTLSVPSAIFAEAFLSFLGLGVQAPVASWGSMINDALSGWMYYPWRMLFPALFISLTMLAFNIFGDGLRDALDPKLKK; translated from the coding sequence ATGGAGAAAGAACAGCGTATGCCTCATCCTGCGGCACTAAACTTGAAGCCTGAAGATTTTCAGAAGATTGGTCCTGATGAGAAGCAATCCGAGGTAATACAGCGTGAAAGCTTATCTTCCTGGAGAGATTCCTGGGAGAGATTGCGCAAGAACAAGCTGGCAATGACAGGCTTGATTATTATGATCCTGATTGTCATCATGGCCATCATCGGCCCGATGATCTCTAAATATGATTATGAAACGAATGATTTGATGAATACGAATATGCCGCCTTCATCAGAACATTGGTTTGGAACCGACGATCTGGGCCGCGACGTCTTTGTTCGTACCTGGATGGGAGCTCGGATATCCTTGACCGTTGGTCTTGCAGCAGCTGCGATTGACTTGATGATTGGCGTAATATATGGCGGCATCATGGGTTATTTCGGTGGCCGCGTCGATGAGTTCATGAATAAGTTTGCGGAAATTTTGTATTCCATTCCGTACCTGCTCGTTACGATCTTGCTGTTGGTTGTATTCGAACCAAGTTTAGGCACGATCATACTCGCCTTAACCATCACGGGGTGGATTAACATGTCCTGGATCGTGCGGGGCGAGATCATGCAGCTGAAGAGCAGAGAGTATGTGCTCGCTTCACGCTCGATGGGTGCGGGAACTGCCCGCCTGCTGTTCCGGCATTTGATTCCGAATGCGATGGGCCCGATCATCGTTACCTTGACCTTGTCGGTTCCAAGCGCAATCTTTGCCGAGGCTTTCCTGAGTTTCCTTGGTCTTGGCGTTCAAGCACCGGTTGCATCATGGGGCTCCATGATTAATGATGCCTTGTCCGGATGGATGTATTATCCATGGCGGATGTTGTTCCCTGCTCTATTTATCAGCTTGACGATGTTGGCATTTAACATTTTCGGTGATGGATTGCGTGACGCGCTGGATCCGAAATTGAAAAAATAG
- a CDS encoding ABC transporter permease, with protein sequence MLRYVASKFFYMLVSLFILISATFFLMKAIPGDPFMGEKKPSPEILARLMEQYDLDKPVFQQYTKYLGNIIQGDFGLSMKKQGQSVTDIIVDTFGPSLRLGLIAIVVSVIVGVLLGMLAALYHRKLIDNIAMIISVLGIAVPSFVLASLLQFVLAEKAGIFNVMGFEGPLDYVLPVMALSAQPIAFIARLTRSSMLEVLHSDYIKTAKAKGLNWFAIMFRHVIRNGILPVVTYVGPMTANIITGSVVIEQIFGIGGIGKQFVESITNRDYTVIMGITIFYGILLMLARFVTDIVYVFVDPRIKLTGGKER encoded by the coding sequence ATGCTGAGGTATGTGGCGAGTAAGTTTTTTTATATGCTTGTATCGTTGTTCATACTGATCTCAGCCACTTTTTTTCTTATGAAAGCCATACCGGGCGATCCGTTTATGGGAGAGAAAAAGCCATCGCCTGAAATTCTGGCGAGGCTGATGGAGCAGTATGATTTGGATAAACCGGTATTTCAGCAGTATACGAAATACTTGGGCAATATCATCCAGGGTGACTTTGGCTTGTCCATGAAGAAACAGGGACAATCCGTAACAGATATTATTGTTGACACGTTCGGCCCGTCACTGCGTCTGGGTCTTATCGCGATTGTGGTATCCGTCATCGTGGGCGTCCTGCTGGGGATGCTTGCGGCTTTGTATCACCGCAAGCTGATTGACAACATCGCCATGATTATCTCGGTTCTGGGCATCGCGGTACCGAGTTTTGTACTCGCGTCCTTGTTGCAATTCGTTCTCGCGGAGAAAGCAGGCATATTCAACGTCATGGGCTTTGAGGGACCGCTGGACTACGTGCTTCCGGTCATGGCGCTGTCTGCACAACCGATTGCATTTATCGCTCGTTTGACAAGATCCAGCATGCTGGAAGTTTTGCATTCGGATTATATCAAGACGGCGAAGGCCAAAGGCCTTAACTGGTTCGCGATTATGTTCCGTCATGTGATCCGTAACGGTATTCTGCCGGTCGTGACTTATGTCGGTCCAATGACAGCGAATATTATCACGGGTTCGGTCGTCATTGAACAGATTTTCGGTATCGGCGGCATAGGCAAGCAGTTTGTTGAAAGTATCACGAACCGTGATTATACCGTCATCATGGGAATTACGATTTTCTACGGCATCCTGCTGATGCTGGCTCGTTTTGTCACGGACATCGTGTATGTATTTGTGGATCCACGCATTAAATTGACCGGCGGGAAGGAGAGGTAG